Proteins encoded within one genomic window of Jiangella mangrovi:
- a CDS encoding glycosyl hydrolase: MLVVSQHVGTAAAGERKASSHPFGETPASARPHTWWHWMNGSVTSEGITRDLEAMALTGIGGFHLFEVSDRMPAGPVVSYSDEWFDLMNHAMSEAHRLGLDLTLHNCSGWSSTGAPWITPELSMQQLSWSETYVQGGGTVEVDLQRPLANLDYFQDAKILAFPSLPGETAPLTSRVRRATVDGVETDVAAITDRTIDTVIEMRPADENSPARLVLEFAEPFTARTIAIQAAVPGDNRSAPAGMVLEASQDGSSYTPVAALTGGSGFGRTAAFPATAAFEAVTARFFRVSCSRSVDISELDLTAADRLEDWPYKTNLGRRALQDQDLDERTVTGIIDSRKVVDLTDRVDDGRLRWDAPAGEWTILRLGHTTTGRVQNQATDTGVGLEIDKYSREAMDFHFERFFGPLLDGLRPLADQDLAGALIDSYEVGMQNWTPGFDAEFSDRAGYDLTAYLPAMTGRIVGDVETTERFLWDVRRVQADLMADNYWGRFNELCHEVGLVSKTEPYGNGPFDELQAGSRTDYPMGEFWFRSGNHIPDLKIASSVAHLHGKPVVGAESFTGSEEYAKWTEHPFAMKAIGDLVYTHGLQDVIFHTFVHQPGNPDVLPGMTMGPHGIHMNRTTTWFDQAGPWLAYMASCQHILRQGKYVADLLYFVGENAPVETRTKGYFDEEYPILTPDPPAGHAYDLCDVEALLSRVEIRRGRIVLPDGMQYRAFVLPDGITQMSLTVLGRLHDLVRAGMWLLGAPPSEVYGLKDKERNETRLRALVRELWGDLDGETKTERQFGRGRVFWGASVGDVLDRLELGPDFTYSSRNPDANLHYIHRVVDKTDVYFVANQQRRYEDVVCRFRAGDRKPELLDAHTGAIIDAPVYDVDGDEVVLPLTLEPSGSVFVVFRSKARKERVEQITRDGERVLAARGLERSAGPNDVSDNFTIAAWVKPEGDTTTGPDDFGPEATEGRHGYMGAFSFVAYPPDGAALFGDGHATASFVVGRNAVAAYERWDDQFPRVLVADVAIAGWTHVALVYRDGVPHLYVDGEFVHRGLTSGRTIHPGAGFAAPDRIFVPHFEGDLEALTVAPKALSDAEIRELMAGGVPAPAAPPSVEPAFGASGSLLVWQNGRYEAKGHSSLRLSDLGEPAELAGPWSVSFPAGRGAPESVELQQLTSLHRHEDAGVRYFSGTAVYSTAFSAPRVGRDRRLFLDLGRVEVIADVTVNGQSLGTSWRRPHLLDITDAVSSGQNTLEVKVTNLWPNRLIGDEQLPPEYDYNEGGERPGGISAIPDWFVEGKLKPGGERITFTTWKHYSSDSPLLEAGLVGPVTLREAAVWSLD; this comes from the coding sequence ATGCTCGTGGTATCGCAGCACGTCGGAACCGCTGCGGCGGGGGAGCGCAAAGCGTCCTCGCATCCGTTCGGCGAGACTCCGGCGTCCGCGCGGCCGCACACGTGGTGGCACTGGATGAACGGCAGCGTCACCTCCGAGGGCATCACTCGTGACCTCGAGGCGATGGCCTTGACGGGCATCGGCGGCTTCCATCTCTTCGAAGTCAGCGACCGCATGCCTGCCGGTCCGGTCGTCAGTTACAGCGACGAGTGGTTCGATTTGATGAACCACGCCATGAGCGAGGCCCACCGCCTGGGACTGGACCTCACCCTGCACAACTGCTCGGGCTGGTCCTCCACCGGAGCGCCCTGGATCACGCCAGAGCTATCGATGCAGCAGCTCTCCTGGAGCGAGACCTACGTCCAGGGCGGCGGCACCGTCGAGGTGGACCTGCAGCGGCCGCTGGCCAACCTCGACTACTTCCAGGACGCGAAGATCCTCGCCTTCCCGTCGCTGCCGGGCGAAACCGCACCGCTGACGAGCCGGGTGCGGCGCGCCACCGTCGACGGCGTCGAGACCGACGTCGCGGCGATCACCGACCGGACCATCGACACCGTCATCGAGATGCGCCCGGCCGACGAGAACAGCCCCGCCCGTCTGGTCCTCGAGTTCGCCGAGCCGTTCACGGCGCGGACGATCGCGATCCAGGCCGCCGTCCCGGGCGACAACCGCAGCGCGCCCGCCGGGATGGTCCTCGAGGCGTCCCAGGACGGATCGAGCTACACACCGGTGGCTGCCCTCACCGGCGGCAGCGGCTTCGGCCGGACCGCGGCCTTCCCCGCGACCGCCGCGTTCGAGGCCGTGACCGCCCGGTTCTTCCGGGTGTCGTGCAGTCGTTCGGTCGACATCAGCGAGCTGGATCTCACCGCGGCGGACCGGCTCGAGGACTGGCCGTACAAGACCAACCTCGGCCGCCGGGCGCTGCAGGACCAGGACCTCGACGAGCGCACCGTCACCGGCATCATCGACTCGCGCAAGGTCGTCGACCTAACCGACCGGGTCGACGACGGACGCCTGCGGTGGGACGCACCGGCAGGGGAGTGGACGATCCTGCGCCTCGGCCACACCACCACGGGGCGCGTGCAGAACCAGGCCACCGACACCGGTGTCGGCCTGGAGATCGACAAGTACAGCCGCGAGGCGATGGACTTCCACTTCGAGCGGTTCTTCGGGCCGCTGCTGGACGGTCTGCGGCCGCTGGCCGATCAGGACCTCGCGGGTGCCCTGATCGACAGCTACGAGGTCGGCATGCAGAACTGGACGCCCGGCTTCGACGCCGAGTTCAGCGACCGCGCCGGCTACGACCTCACCGCCTACCTGCCGGCGATGACCGGCCGCATCGTCGGCGACGTCGAGACGACGGAGCGGTTCCTGTGGGACGTGCGGCGCGTGCAGGCCGACCTCATGGCCGACAACTACTGGGGCCGCTTCAACGAGCTCTGCCACGAGGTCGGGCTGGTCTCGAAGACCGAGCCCTACGGCAACGGGCCGTTCGACGAGCTCCAGGCGGGCTCGCGCACCGACTACCCGATGGGCGAGTTCTGGTTCAGGTCGGGCAACCACATCCCCGATCTGAAGATTGCCTCGTCCGTCGCGCACCTCCACGGCAAGCCGGTGGTCGGTGCGGAGTCGTTCACCGGCTCCGAGGAGTACGCCAAGTGGACGGAGCACCCGTTCGCGATGAAGGCCATCGGCGACCTGGTGTACACGCACGGCCTCCAGGACGTCATCTTCCACACGTTCGTCCATCAGCCCGGCAACCCCGACGTGCTCCCGGGCATGACCATGGGCCCGCACGGCATCCACATGAACCGGACCACGACGTGGTTCGACCAGGCCGGGCCGTGGCTCGCCTACATGGCGTCCTGCCAGCACATCCTCCGCCAGGGCAAGTACGTCGCCGACTTGCTCTACTTCGTCGGCGAGAACGCGCCCGTCGAGACCCGGACCAAGGGGTACTTCGACGAGGAGTACCCGATCCTCACCCCGGACCCGCCGGCCGGACACGCCTACGACCTGTGCGATGTAGAGGCACTGCTCAGCCGGGTCGAGATCCGTCGCGGCCGGATCGTGCTCCCGGACGGCATGCAGTACCGCGCCTTCGTGCTGCCCGACGGCATCACCCAGATGTCGCTGACCGTCCTGGGACGGCTGCACGACCTCGTCCGGGCAGGAATGTGGCTGCTCGGCGCCCCGCCCTCCGAGGTCTACGGCCTCAAGGACAAGGAGCGGAACGAGACGCGGCTGCGGGCGCTCGTCCGCGAGCTCTGGGGCGACTTGGATGGTGAGACGAAGACGGAACGGCAATTCGGCCGGGGCCGGGTCTTCTGGGGCGCGTCTGTCGGCGACGTCCTGGACCGGCTGGAGCTCGGTCCGGACTTCACCTACAGCTCCCGGAACCCCGACGCCAACCTGCACTACATTCACCGGGTCGTCGACAAGACCGACGTGTACTTCGTCGCCAACCAGCAGCGGCGCTACGAGGACGTCGTCTGCCGGTTCCGCGCCGGCGACCGCAAACCCGAGCTGCTCGACGCCCACACGGGCGCGATCATCGACGCCCCCGTCTACGACGTCGACGGCGACGAGGTCGTCCTGCCGCTCACCCTCGAGCCGTCGGGGTCGGTCTTCGTGGTCTTCCGCTCGAAGGCGCGGAAGGAACGGGTCGAGCAGATCACCCGCGACGGCGAGCGGGTGCTGGCGGCCCGCGGCCTCGAGCGCTCCGCCGGCCCGAACGACGTCTCGGACAACTTCACCATCGCGGCGTGGGTCAAGCCGGAGGGGGACACCACGACCGGCCCGGACGACTTCGGCCCGGAGGCGACCGAGGGCCGGCACGGCTACATGGGTGCCTTCAGTTTCGTGGCGTACCCGCCGGACGGTGCCGCGCTCTTCGGGGACGGTCACGCCACCGCCAGCTTCGTCGTCGGCCGCAACGCGGTTGCCGCCTACGAACGCTGGGACGACCAGTTCCCCCGGGTCCTCGTCGCCGACGTCGCCATCGCCGGCTGGACCCATGTCGCGCTCGTCTACCGCGACGGTGTGCCGCACCTCTACGTCGACGGCGAGTTCGTCCACCGTGGCCTCACCTCGGGCCGGACGATCCACCCGGGAGCCGGCTTCGCCGCGCCGGACCGGATCTTCGTCCCGCACTTCGAGGGCGACCTGGAGGCGCTCACCGTCGCGCCTAAGGCCCTGTCCGACGCCGAGATCCGTGAGCTCATGGCCGGCGGCGTCCCGGCGCCGGCGGCACCGCCATCCGTCGAGCCCGCCTTCGGTGCGAGCGGATCACTGCTCGTGTGGCAGAACGGCCGGTACGAGGCGAAGGGCCACTCGTCTCTCCGGCTCTCCGACCTCGGCGAGCCGGCCGAGCTGGCCGGCCCTTGGTCCGTGAGCTTCCCCGCCGGCCGGGGCGCTCCGGAGAGCGTCGAACTGCAGCAGCTGACGTCGCTGCACCGGCACGAGGACGCCGGTGTGCGGTACTTCTCCGGGACCGCGGTCTACAGCACGGCCTTCTCCGCACCGCGCGTCGGGCGGGACCGGCGGCTCTTCCTCGACCTCGGCCGTGTCGAGGTGATCGCGGACGTGACGGTGAACGGCCAGTCCCTCGGGACGTCCTGGCGGCGCCCGCACCTCCTCGACATCACCGACGCCGTGTCGTCCGGGCAGAACACCCTCGAGGTGAAGGTGACGAACCTGTGGCCCAACCGCCTCATCGGCGACGAGCAGCTGCCGCCCGAGTACGACTACAACGAGGGCGGCGAGCGACCCGGCGGCATCTCTGCGATCCCCGACTGGTTCGTCGAGGGCAAACTGAAGCCGGGCGGCGAGCGGATCACGTTCACCACCTGGAAGCACTACTCGAGCGACTCGCCATTGCTTGAAGCCGGCCTAGTTGGCCCGGTGACACTGCGGGAGGCGGCCGTCTGGAGCCTCGACTGA
- a CDS encoding DUF4062 domain-containing protein — translation MTFPAVAIVVLIASPGDTGPERSTVALELGRWNALRAQHEHVVVVPWLYEHHAVPLLGAHPQSIINAQAVDRADAVVAIFEARLGTATAAAISGTAEEIQRAVAAGKPVHVYFSREAVPVGDIDPQQLASLKAFREGLQSQGLLGEYESPKDLAAQVRAAIEHDIATQRWGVEAGPIPAARNGGALLVAHHDHRREPRGIDNRGKQLYRTISNRLVVTNKSTTTAADELMVRVEGLNGQEAAVRFDEPKEPITLGPGSERSWTLIAFSRDDVRVLLTWTEDGQPMHAEQTIRLSSG, via the coding sequence GTGACCTTTCCCGCCGTCGCCATAGTGGTGCTGATCGCGTCGCCTGGCGACACGGGACCGGAGCGCAGCACAGTCGCGCTCGAACTCGGTCGCTGGAATGCGCTGCGCGCCCAGCACGAGCACGTCGTCGTGGTGCCGTGGCTCTACGAACACCATGCGGTTCCCCTGCTCGGAGCGCACCCACAGAGCATCATCAACGCTCAAGCGGTTGACCGTGCTGACGCGGTCGTTGCCATCTTCGAGGCTCGCCTCGGAACCGCGACCGCGGCGGCAATCTCGGGCACAGCGGAGGAAATCCAGCGGGCGGTTGCAGCCGGGAAGCCCGTCCACGTCTACTTTTCGCGTGAAGCCGTCCCCGTGGGGGACATCGATCCGCAGCAACTCGCAAGCCTCAAGGCGTTCCGCGAGGGCCTGCAGTCCCAGGGACTGCTCGGCGAGTACGAAAGCCCGAAAGACCTCGCAGCCCAGGTGCGGGCGGCGATCGAGCACGACATCGCCACGCAGCGCTGGGGTGTCGAGGCTGGTCCAATCCCGGCTGCCCGAAACGGCGGTGCACTCCTCGTCGCCCATCATGACCATCGGCGGGAGCCGAGGGGGATCGATAACCGCGGCAAGCAGCTCTATCGAACCATTTCAAATCGTCTGGTGGTCACTAACAAGAGCACGACGACAGCTGCCGACGAGCTGATGGTGCGGGTGGAGGGCCTAAACGGGCAGGAGGCAGCCGTTCGCTTCGACGAGCCGAAGGAGCCGATCACACTAGGGCCGGGATCCGAGAGATCTTGGACCTTGATTGCATTCAGCCGTGACGACGTCCGCGTACTGCTCACCTGGACCGAGGATGGTCAGCCCATGCACGCGGAACAGACCATTCGTCTCAGCTCCGGTTGA